The genomic DNA TGCGGATGCCCTGGATCTCGACCCCCGGCGTGTCGAGCGGCACCAGGAACATGGTCAGGTCGTGGTGTCTCGGCGCATCCGGGTTCGTGTTGGTGATCAGGAAGACGTACTGCGCGTTGTGGGCATTCGAGGTGAACATCTTGGAGCCGTTGACGATCCAGTGGTCACCGTCGCGCACCGCCTTCGTCTTGCAGGTGGCGACGTCCGAGCCGCCGTCGGGTTCGGTGTATCCGAGGCACAGCCGGAGCCGGCCCGCCAACACGCCGTCGAGCACCTCGTCGACGAGTTCGTCGGAGCCGAACCGTTCGACCGACTTGGCGACCATCGCCGTGGTGCCCCAGTGGAACCACGGCGTGTGGGCACGGCCGATCTCCAGCTCCCAGATCCGCCGCTGCACGCGGCTGAACCCACCGTCAGTCGCGTCACGGTAGTCGCGCTCGAGGTAGCGCTGCTCACCGAGCGCGAGATGGACTGCCTCGTCGAAGTTCTCGCCGGTTCTGCGATCGCGTTCGATGACCTCGTCGGTGACGACGGACGCCAGGAACTCGGCGAGCCGGGTCTGGAACTCCGCGTCCTCGTCGGAGAGTTCGACCCGTGAGAAGTCCATTGGTCGTGCTTAACACCGGCGTGGATGTTTGTAAAGCACTCCGGTGCGGACGTCAGCGTGCCCGCTGCAGTGCGGACACGGTCTCCAGGTCCTCGATGGCCGCCACCGCGCGGGACAGCCCCTCCAGCGCGACGGCCTCGTCCTGCATTCCGCCGAGCCCCGCGGTGGTCAGCGGCGACACGAAGGCGTACGTGACGGCCTGGCGGTAGCGCAGCCACAGGTTCTCGCGGTCGAGCCTGGGCCCACCCGCGGCCTCGAGCCCGTCACGGTATACGTCGAGCAGATCCCTTTCCGCGCAACGCCGTTGCTCGACCGGCAGGCCGAGTACGAGTGTGTAGGTCAGGTCGCGCGAGGGGTGACCGCGACGCACCACCTGCCAGTCCAGCAGTCCCGCACGCCCGTCCCGGACGTAGGTGTTGCCGGGGTGCGAATCCCCGTGCAGGACGGTGTGCGGGCCTTCGTCGACGACGTCGGTGGCGCGCTGAAAGTTCCGCCACAGCCATCGTCCGGCATCGATCGGCACGCCTGCGCGGTCGGCGAGTGTGCGCGCCGACGCCTTCATCAGCGCTGGCGTGAGCAGGTTGGCCGGATCGCTCGCGGGCGCGGTGATCCACCCCAACGGGCTTGCGCCGCCGGGTTTCTCGGGGAGCCTCCCCCAAAACGACCCGTGCAGCTTGGCGAGTACTTCCATCAGCTGCGCCATCTGGTCGACCTCCAGCGGGTGCAGCGTATCCGCGAACCGGCACGGCGTGACGGTCATGTCCTCCAGGACGACGACGTAGCGCCCCGTCAGCGGGTCGAACGCCGCGCCGTACGAGCGCGGCACCCCGTCACCGAGTTCGTGCGCCAGGTCGCGGTAGAAGCGGGCCTCGGTCTCGCCGAGGCGGGCGAGTTCACCGAGCATGCGGGTGGCGGCGGTGGCGGCGGAGACCTTGACGAACACCGTGTCCGGCAGGTCCGGCCCGGTGAGCGCCAGTCGGGCACGCGAGGACGTGCCCGACTCCGCGTCGACGACCGAAGCCGACTCGACCGGTCGGCCGAGCACTCGCGACAGGACGTCCGGCGTGAGATCGGTGACGCGGCGCGGGAATCGCCGCCACCCGCCCAGTGCGGAGTCGAGCGCGATCCGACCCGCGCCGTGTGCCAGGTGTGCGCCCAGCCGGGCGGCGCGCATCGCCATCATCGTCTCCAGTCGTCACGACAGAGCGTGACAATTCGCGCCCGATTTGTAAAGCTACCCGTCGACTGTCGCCGACGGCGGCGGAACATCGGAGAGGCCAGACCAATGGGAATCGTCACCACCAGCTCGGAAACCGCGTTCGCCCACTCCCCCGAGACGCTCTACGACTTCGTCACCAACCCGCAGAACTGGACCAAGACCTACCCCGGCAGCTCGCACGTCGGCAACGCCGACAACGACATGCCGCTGCGCGTGGGCGACACGTGGACCGAGGCGGGTCCGGACGGCGAGCGCATCTTCACCTGGCACCTCGCGATCGCGGTGCGCCCGACGATGTGGGTCTTCACCTCGGTCGGTCGGCTCGGTCACGATCGCGAAGGCAACGGCGGGATGGAGGGCCGCATCACCGTGCAATACCACTTCACCCAACCCGGTCAGGACGTCACGTTGTTCACGCGGACCATGACCATCGAGGCGCCCAAGCACGCGCCACTGCCCGACGGCTTCTTCCGCATCGTCAACCCGGCGAACATCGACACCTATCACCGGGCCATCGCCCGCGAACTGGACTCGGCGACAACGGGTTAGCCGGCCAACGCCCGGCGCAGCGCCTCGCCCTGCATCGCGAAGAGCGCCTGGGCGACCTCACACTCGGGCACCATCGAGTCGAAGCCGTGACACGTACCCGGAAAGACGTGCAGCTCGGTGGGTGCGCCTGCCCACATGAGTCGCAGTGCGTAGTCGACGGCCTCGTCGCGTAGGGGGTCGAGTTCCGAACAGGTGATCAACGCCGCAGCGACACCGGTCAGGTCGGCCAGCCGCGCCGGCACCGCCTCGCCCGGCAGCGGGGCGCCGCCGCCCAGATGGCGCCACATCCGTTCGCACGCCACGCCGTCGAAGCCCGGGGTGTCGTCGAACTCGTCCTTCGACGGCGTGGGCCGGTCGTCGAGGACGGGTTGGTGCAGGAGCTGGAAGACCACGGCGGGAGCGGTTCCCACGGCCGCGCACTGCGCGAGCGTCGCCGCCAAGGCGGCCCCTGCGCTGTTGCCCGCCACCGCGACCCGGTCGGCGTCGACCCCGAGCGAGTCCGCCTCTGCGACCACCCATTCGAGGACCGTCAACGCATCCAGGAGGGCCGCAGGGAAGGGGTGTTCGGGCGCCAGCCGATAGTCGACCGACACCACGGTGCACCGGGCCCGGCGGGCCAGTTCGACGCACTGGCGGTGGTCGGTGTCGAGGTTGCCCAGCACGAACGCGCCGGAATGGCAGTAGACGACGACGGGTGCAGGCACCGGTCCGCCGCGATAGATCCGGACCCGTACCGCGTGGCCCATCGCCTCAGGGGTGGTCGCGTCGACGACCTCGACGCCCCGCGTGTCGAACGCGCCGACACCTGCGCGGCGGCGGTCGTCGAGCGACGCCCGGACCGCGGGCAGGGCGTCGGCGCTCAGGTCGACGCGGAAGGTCGCGAGGTGGCGCAGCGCGGGTGCCAGCCTGCGCGCGTGGTCGACCGTCACGGCGCATCCTCGAGCACGGCGTGCGGGTCGACGTGGACGTCGGGCCGGTCGGTCGACGGTTCGAACCGGTAGTCCCGCGGCCGGAACCGCCGGGTCATCACCCAGAAGTCGCGGGCGCTGCGCGGCCACTGCGTGACGACGCGGCCATTGGCAGCGCGAAAGTAGCTGCTGCACCTCGTGGTCCACACGGTGCCCTGCATCCAGCGATCGATCCGCTCGATGAACGCCCGCATGGTGTCGGGGCGCACCGCGACGTAGGACTTCCCGTGGCGGCGCAGGTACGTCAAGGCGCGCACCACGTAGTGCGCCTGGGCCTCGAGCATGAAGATTACGCTGTTGGAGCCGACGTTGGTGTTGGGGCCGTAGAGCATGAACATGTTCGGGAAACCAGGCACCGCCATGCCGAGGTAGGCGTAGGCGCCGTCGCGCCAGGCGTCGTGCAGCGAGCGGCCGCCCTCGCCGGTCACCGCGATCTGGCCGAGATAGTCGGCCGCGGCGTAGCCGGTCGCGCACACCACCACGTCGACGTCGAGTTCGCGACCGTCCTCGGTGACCAGCGACTGCGCCCGCAGCGCTTCGGCTGGGCTGGACACCACCTCGACGTGCGGCTCGGTCAGTGCCGGGATGAAGTCCGACGAGAACACCAGACGCTTGCAGCCGAACGGTGTCTCGGGCGTGAGTCGTCGGCGCAGCTCGTCGTCCGGCACGGTTCGCTCGAGCATCGCGTCGGCCGCCGCGCGGAACTGGTGGGTCTTGTCACTGCCGTGCTCGATCACCGAGATGTTGGACTCGCTGCGCAGCCACAGGCGGGTGCGGTAGAGCTTCTTGGCGAACGGCACGTGGGCGAAGAGCCACCGTTCCCGGTCGGTGTACTTCCGGTCCGGTTTGGGCAGCACCCAGGTCGGCGACCGCTGTATCGAGTACACGGCGCTCGCCACCTTGACGATCTCGGGTACCAGTTGCGCTGCGGTGGAGCCGGTTCCGAGGACTGCGACGCGCTTGCCGGTCAGGTCCAGCGAGTGGTCCCATCGGGCGGTGTGGACGACGGTTCCGGTGAACGGCTCCTCCTCCCGGAGGTCGGGCATGGCCGGCTGGGTGAACAGTCCGACGGCCGACACGACGACGTCGAACACGTGCTCGGCGCCGGTCGACGTGACCAGATGCCACGTGCGGGTGGTGTCGTTCCAGCGCGCCGAGACCACTTCGGTGCGCAGCGCCAGGTGCGGCGCAAGCCGGTAGCGCTGCGCGCACCGTTCGAAGTAGGCGAGGATCTCGGCCTGCCCGGACCACAGCCGCGACCACCCCGGATTGAGGTCGAACGAGTACGAGTACAGGTGCGACTTCACGTCGCAGGCCAGCCCGGGATAGGTGTTGATGCGCCACGTTCCGCCGACGCCGTCCTCGCGGTCGAAGATGGTGAAGTCGTCGAATCCCGCCTTGCGCAGAAAGATTCCGAGCGCGAGGCCGCCGGGCCCGGCGCCGATGATGCCCACTGAGATGTTCCGCGACACGTCCGGTCATCCAATCCGTAGCGACTGGCCACCGTCGACGACGAGTTCGGTGCCGGTGATGAACGAGGCCGCATCCGAGACGAGGAACGCGACGGCGTCGGCCACCTCCATCGGCTTGCCGAGCCTGCCCCCGGTGGACGTCTCGACCAGTCGGCGCTGCGTGGTCTCGTCGAGCATCGGGGTCTCGATCGGCCCGGGCAGCACGGCGTTGACCCGGATGCCGGTCGGCGCGAGCTCGGCGGCCGAGATCTGGGTGAGGCCCCGCAGCGCCCACTTCGACGATCCGTACGCGGCGTGGTTGGGGAACGGCCGCAACGCCCCGGTGCTGCACGTGTTGACGATCGACGCCCCTGCGCCGTCGGCCGCGGCGGTGCTCAGATGAGGGAGCGCGGTGCGGATGCCGAGGAACGGGCCGAGGCAGTTGACCCGCCAGCTGCCCTCGAACCCGGCGACGGTCTCGTCGCCGAGCCTCGCGCGGTGCAGGACACCGGCATTGTTGACCAGCGTGGTCAGCCCGCCGAACCGGGCGACCACGGTGCGCACGGCGGCCTCCCACATATCCTCGGACGTCACGTCGAGCGGCACGGTGACGACGTCGACGCCGGTTTCAGTGTTCTGCCGCAGCCCGTCGACGTCGCGGTCGCAGGCGGCGACGCGCATGCCGTCGGCCCGTAGCCGGGCCACGATCGCCGCGCCCTGCCCGCGCGCCGCTCCGGTCACCAGCGCAACCCGAGGCCCCTCGCGATGGCCCATCACGCCACGATCGCGATCTTGACCCGGCCCGGGGTCGGTCGGCACGCCAGCTCGAACGCCGAGGGGACGTCGTCGACCGAGAACCGGTGGGTCAGATAGCTCGTCAGGAGCCCGGGATGCGCCGCTGCGAGCTCCGACGCGGCGGTCAGCATGCGCCGGCGTCCCAGCGTCACACCCGATTTCAGCGTGAGGTTGTTGCGCAGCATGGTCCGCATGCTGATCGGATAGCTGTCGTCGTCGGGCACCCCGAAGTAGAACACCGTGCCGCCGAAGGCCGCGGCCTCGATGGCGTGCCCGAGGGTGGCCACCTGATGCCCAACGGCCTCGACGACGACGCCCGGCTTGTCGTCGGCGTCGAGATGCCGGATCCACCGGTCACTGGTCGCCCGGATCACGCGGTCGACCCCGAACGCAGGCCCGATCTCCGCCCGATCCACGGGGTCGACGCCCGTCACCAGACGAGCGCCGGCGGCCTTGGCCACGTACGAGAACAGCAACCCGATCGAGCCCTGCCCGATGACCGCGACGTGCTCATCGGCGAAGTCGAGGTGTTCGGCGGCGTAGAGCACGCAGGCCAGCGGTTGCAGACCGACCGCGAGTTCCGGTGTGAGCGCGGGGTCGTAGGCCGCCAGTCCCTCGCCGTCGGCGACCACCTGGCCGTTGAGGCCGTCGAACCCGGACGCCCACCCGACGACCCGGTCACCGGGTGCGTGACTCCGGTGACGGCTCGCCTGTACCTCGCCGGCGATCTCGTGCACCGGGAAGCCGGGCATGCCCGACGCCTGGACGCCGGTGTCGCCGAGCAGCCTGCCCTGGCTGCCGCGGAAGCCCGGCAGGTCACTGCCGCAGATGCCTGCTGCGAGGAAGCGCAGCAGCACCTGACCGTCGCCGAGGTCGTCCGGTGACGGTTCCGGGCGTTCCGAGCGTTCGAAGGTGAACGGCGCGACGAGCCGATAGGACCACACGTCTTCAGTTCCCCCTCGACGGCACCGAGGCCGAGACCGACACCGGAAGGCTGTTCCAGCCCCACTGGAAGCTCGACGGCGGCCGCCATGCGGCGCCGACGTCGACCTCGAAGTCCGCTACGCGTTTCAGCCACTCGGTGATCAGGATCGTGATCTCCAGACGCGCGAGGTGCACGCCGAGGCAGACGTGCTGCCCGCGACCGAACGCCAGTAGTCGCTCGATGGGCCGGTCCCACGCGAACTCGTCGGGGTCGGCGTACTCGCGTTCGTCACGCGCTGCCGAGGCGAGCAGCGTGATGATCCGTTGGCCGGGCCGGATCGTGGTGCCGTGAACGGTGTAGGGCTTGCGCGCAGTGCGGGCGAACCACTGTGCGGGAGCACAGAATCGGATGATCTCCTCACGGGCGACGGGCACGTTGGCGTCGAGGTCGGCGCGCACGGCGGCGAGCTGGTCGGGCCGGCGTGACAACTCCCACAGGCCGTGCGCGACGATCTTGGGCACGGTCTCGGTGCCGCCGATGAAGACGCCCAGCATCTGGGTGGCCACCTCGACGTCGGACAGCGCGGAGCCGTCGGGCAGTCGGTACCTCAGCAGTCCGTCGACGATCGGCTGCGTGCCGTCGGCGCCCTCCGCGCGCCTCGTCTCGACGAGCGGCACCAGGTACTCGAGGTAGCCGGGCCGGGCGGTCGCGGTGTTCACGCCGTCACCGGGTTTGGCGAGGCTGCCGGCGTTGACGGTGCCGAGCACGTCGGGTGCCACGTCGTCGGGGAGGCCGAGCAGCCCGCAGACCATCGACGCGGCGACGATGCCGCCGTAGTCCTGCGTCAGGTCGAACGAGCCCCGCGCGAGTAGCTCGTCGAGCCGCTCGTTGGCCAGCCTGCGGATCCGGTCGGCGAGCCCGGCGACGTTGCGCGGCCGCAGCGGTTTGGAGTGCGACCCGCGCACTCCCCCGTAGATGGGATCGTCGAAGTTGGCGTGAAAGGGCATGGGGTGCAACGGCGGATCGTCGACGGGTCCGTCGTTGTGCCGCGCGAGCACCGTGGCCGCGGGCAGCGTGCCCTCCGACGCAACGAAGGTTCCGTCGTTGCGGCCCAGCACGTCCCATACGTCGGCGAAGCGCGACAGCGCGAAGGTGTCCCACTGCTCGACGTAGTACACCGGATGGCGGTCGCGCAGCACCCGGTAGTACGGCAGCGGGTCGGCCATCACCGCCGGATCGAACGGGTCGTACGAGAAGTCCCGCACCGCGAGCGTCACGACCGTCCGGGCGTCAGGTCGGTGGTTGACAGTGACACCCAGCGAGCGTGACACTCAAGGCGTGTTTTGTAAAGTAGCGGCGCTGGCGCCCAGATTCGGCGCGTCGTGAACCCCACGCCACTGGCCAACGGGTTCTGCTTCGGCGAGGGTCCGCGGTGGTTCGAGGGCCTGCTGTGGTTCTCCGACATGCTCGGCGAGGCCGTGCACACCGTCGACCTCAACGGCGCGATGAGCACCCTTCCGCTACCGGGCCGCGCACCGTCGGGGCTCGGATTCCGGCCCGACGGAACGCTTCTCATCGTTTCCACCGAGGACCGTCAGGTACTCCGGTACGACGGGGACGACGTGACCCTGCTGGCCGATCTGTCCGACGTGGTCCCGGCGAACCTGGGTGACATGGTCATCGACGACGCCGGTCGCGCCTATGTCGGGTCGCAGGCGCGCGACGGCGGTGTGATCGTCCGCATCGATCCGCGAGACGGCGAAGACGACTCGGTGTCGGTCGTCGCCGAGGATCTCGAATTCCCCAACGGCATGGTGCTGACCCCCGATGGCGGCACGCTGGTGGTCGCCGAGTCGACGGGACGGCGGCTCACCGCGTTCACCGTCGACGGCCGGGGCGCACTGTCGCAGCGGCGGGTGTTCGCCGACGGCCTCTCCGGTCCGCCGGACGGCCTGGCACTCGACGCCGACGGCGGGGTGTGGGCGGCGATGACGCTCGCCCACCGCTTCGAACGCATCGTCGACGCCGGCGAGGGGCGACACGAGGTCACCCACGGCATCGACATGGCAGGGCGCACCGCGATCGCCTGCGCGCTGGGCGGTCCCGCGGGCCGCACCCTGTTCCTGCTGTCGAGCACCGACGCCTACCCCGAGCGGCTGATCGGCACGAAGGCCTCGCGTGTCGACGCGATCGTCGTCGACGTGCCCGCGCCGGGCGAGTTCGAGCACTGAAGCATCGAGCACCGAAGCATCGAGCACTGACGGAGGATCGCGATGTCCGACTGCTACTACGAGATGATCGACGCCGACGACACCGGCGAGCGTTTCCGCGCAAGCGATCTGGTGCGCAGCACGTGGTCGGCGTCGATCCAGCACGGTGCGCCGGTGTCGGCGCTGCTGGTCCGCGGGCTCGAGCGGTGCGCGCCGCGCGCCGACACCAGGTTGAGCCGGGTGATGGTCGACCTGCTCGGCGGCGTGCCCGCCGACGGTGACCTGTGGGTCCAGAGCAGGGTGCTACGCCCCGGCAGGCAGATCGAACTGGTCGGCGCGGAGCTGCTGGCCGCGGGTCCCGACGGCTCGCCGCGGGCCGTGGCCCGCGCCAGCGGATGGCGGCTGGCGACGCTCGACACCTCGGTCGTGCAGCACGCGGCGGCAGCGCCCCTGCGCCCGCTGGCCGAGGCGGCGAGCCGCGACATGGCCAAGGACTGGGACCGCAACTACGTGCACAGCATCGACTGGCGTTGGCTCACCACGCCGTTGGCGGTAGGCCCCGGCGAGTCCTGGCTGCGGCCCACCGTCGACCTGGTGCAGGGCGAGACGCTGACACCACTGCAGCGGTTGTTCACCGTGGCCGACGACGCGAATGGCATCGGCACTCGACTGGACATCCGCCAGTGGACGTTCATGAACACCGACCTGGTGGTGCACGTGCACCGCGTGCCCGATGGGGAGTGGATCGGCATCCGCGCCGAGACGAGCTACGGGCCGGACGGCATCGGGACGACGTTCGGCACGCTGTTCGACGCCCAAGGTGCGGTCGGCGGCATCCAGCAGTCAGTGCTGGTCCGTCCGATGCCGGGCCGGTAGGGCACCGCCACCGTGGACGACCTCACGGAGCCCGAGATCGACAACCCCACCCGGGAGCGAATTCTCAACGCCGCGGCCGAGGTGCTCGGACGCCGGGGCACCACCAAGCTGAGCCTGTCGGACGTCGCGCACCAGGCCGGCGTCTCCCGTCCCACGCTGTACCGGTGGTTCGGATCCAAGCGGGATCTGCTCGACGCCTTCGTCGTCTGGGAGCGGGAGTACTACGAGCGGGCGGTCGCCGAGGCGTCCGCGGGGCTGGCCCGCTACGACCGACTCGACGCGACGCTGCGCACGATCGTCGCCTATCAGCAGTCCTACCCCGGGCTGCGCATGGTGGACATCGAGCCAGAACACGTCATCGCGCGACTGTCGGCGTTCATTCCGCTGATGCGTCAGCGCCTGGAGCGCCTCATCCCGGGTCCCGACGCCGCCACCGCGGCCGCGACGGTGGCGCGGGTGGCGATGGCGCACTACCTCGTTCGCAGTGACGACGCCGACCAGTTCCTCGCGCAGTTGCGGCACGCGGCGGGCATCAAGCCGCCGCGCGCCGAGGGGTGACTCAGTCGCGACGGCGCCGCTCGGCCAATTCGGCGAGGATCTCCTCGGTGTGCTGCCCGAGCGTGGGTGCCGTCGACCTCGGCTCCCACGGCGTGCCGTGGAAGTCGGCGGGCGTGGCGATCATCGGCTGGGCGCCATCGGTGTCGGGCACGTACACGACGCCGCCCGCGGCGTGGAATTGGTCGTCGGCGAGCACGTCGTCGGGCGAGTTCACCGGTGACCAGAAGAAGTCCGGCTCGGCTGCGAACACCTCTGCCCACTCTTCGAGCGGGCGGGTGACGAAGATGGCGTCTAGTTCGCCGATGAGTTCCACGGCGTTGGCGGCCCTGGCCCGCGCGGTCGCGTACCGCTGGTCGTCGAGCCACCCGGTCCGGCCGACGGCGCGGCACAGCGCCGGCCAGTGCCGGTCGCCCTGCAGCCCGACGATCCAGAACCGTCGCCCGTCGGCCGTGGCGTAGTTGTTCATGCACGGGTTGCCCATGGCCTCGCGCTGCCCGACGGCGATCTGCTGGCCGGTGAGCAGCACGGTGTTGAGGTCGAAGCTGACGGTGTAGGCGCCCTGGCGGTACAGCGACGTCGACACCAGCTGCCCCTCCCCGGTCCGCTGCCGCGCGACCAGCGCGGCGCACACCGCGGCGGCGAGCGTCATGCCCGCCGAGTGGTCGCCCATCCCGCCGCGCTGGAACGGCGGCACGTCGCCGGGACGGGTCAGCAGGTCGGCGATGCCCGAGCGGGCCCAGAACGCCGCGACGTCGTAGGCCGCGCGGTCGGCGTCGGGCCCGTCGGCGCCGTACCCGGTGATCAGCCCGTACACCAGCCGGGGGTTGCGCTCGGCGAGCGTGGCGAAGTCGAGGCCGAGGCGCGTCAGGGCGCCAGGGCGGACGTTGGTGACGAACACGTCGGCGTCGGCGAGCAGGTCGAGGGCCACGCCCCTGCCCTCGGCGGTGGTCAGGTCGGCGACGATGCTGCGCTTGGAGCGGTTGTCCATCTCGAACGGCGGGTTGACGCCGGACTCGATCTGCAGCATCCGGCCGAAGGTGCGTGCCGGATCGCCCTGCGGCGGTTCGATCTTGATCACGTCCGCGCCCCAGTCGGCGAGGATGCCGCCCGCCGCGGGCGCGGCGACCCACACGCCGAGTTCGACGACCCTGGTGCCTTCGAGCGGTCCGGCCACCGTCATCCTCCAGTCACTCCGGCGATCACGCCGTTGGCGCCCTCGCGGCCACCGCGTACCTTACGATCATCGGAGCATTCGTAACCGTCGGGGCAGGTTGACGCCCTGCGGGCAACGTGGAAGTTCCGAGCTGGAAGTGGTGAGCCGATGAGCGCCGATCAGGCCCACCCTGACTTCGGCGACGACACCTCGACGCGCCGCCGGATCCTGTCGGCCACCACCGAGGTGCTGGCGCGCAGCGGCCAGTCCAAGCTCAGCCTCTCCGAGGTCGCGATGCAGGCCGGGGTGTCGCGCCCGACCCTCTACCGCTGGTTCGCCTCCAAGGAGGAACTGCTCCAGGCGTTCGGCGTGTACGAGCGCGAGATGTTCGACTCCGGCATCAGCAAGGCGACCGCGGGCCTGCGCGGCAACGAGAAGCTCGACGCCGCGCTGCAGTTCATCGTGTCCTACCAGCAGTCGTACTCCGGTGTTCGGGTCATCGACATCGAGCCCGAGGTGGTCATCGCGCAGCTCGACCGGGTGATCCCGGTGATGCGGACCAGGCTCGAACGCCTGCTGCAGGGCCCGAACCGCACGGTCAAGGCGGCGACGGCCATTCGGGTTGCGATCTCGCACTACATCGTTCGCAGTGACGACGACGACCAGTTCCTGGCACAGCTGCGGCACGCGGTGGGCATCAAGGCACCCGCAGGCGACTGATCGCCACCGCCAAACGCCTGACACTTCGCCGATAGTTTGTAACGCTATCCACATGACGACCGTAGAGACCGAATTCGGAGTTCTGGCCGGCGAGCAGCGCATGCTGATCGACGGGGAGCTGCAGCACACCAGCAGCGGCGCGACGTTCGACGTCATCCATCCCGCCAGCGAACAGGTCGCGGGCCAGGCCACCGACGGCACCGTCGAGGACATGTCGCGCGCCGTCGCGGCTGCCCGACGCGCGTTCGACGAGTCGGACTGGTCGCGCGACGTCGACTTCCGCTACCACTGCCTCCACCAGTTGCACGACGCGTTCGACCGCAACAAGGAGCGACTGCGCCGCATCCTCATCACCGAGGTCGGTTGCCCGGTGACCGTCACGGGGTCGCAGATCGAGAGCCCGATCGACGAGGTCAGGCACTGGGCCGAGCACGGCAAGGCCTTCGAGTACCTGGTCGACACCGGCGTGCACCCCACGCAGATGGGCCCGGCGCGACGCAAGATCCACTACGAGCCGATCGGCGT from Mycolicibacterium arabiense includes the following:
- a CDS encoding acyl-CoA dehydrogenase family protein; protein product: MDFSRVELSDEDAEFQTRLAEFLASVVTDEVIERDRRTGENFDEAVHLALGEQRYLERDYRDATDGGFSRVQRRIWELEIGRAHTPWFHWGTTAMVAKSVERFGSDELVDEVLDGVLAGRLRLCLGYTEPDGGSDVATCKTKAVRDGDHWIVNGSKMFTSNAHNAQYVFLITNTNPDAPRHHDLTMFLVPLDTPGVEIQGIRTVDGDRTNITYYTDVRIPDRYRIGEVDGGWAVLRGALDAEHGTVAPVADGLQKLAVMTEHLLLLAEGCDRVAAVAGSPDERGRRAIDDDAVAYRLGRGIARTEVAASTAGMFGRVAIAQAMREVTPDLMDVLGAAGGLTRGADGAADDGGAEYLFRLASPMGVYGGTLEVFRNMIAQHALGLGRPAYAAPSGTGRSS
- a CDS encoding phosphotransferase family protein → MRAARLGAHLAHGAGRIALDSALGGWRRFPRRVTDLTPDVLSRVLGRPVESASVVDAESGTSSRARLALTGPDLPDTVFVKVSAATAATRMLGELARLGETEARFYRDLAHELGDGVPRSYGAAFDPLTGRYVVVLEDMTVTPCRFADTLHPLEVDQMAQLMEVLAKLHGSFWGRLPEKPGGASPLGWITAPASDPANLLTPALMKASARTLADRAGVPIDAGRWLWRNFQRATDVVDEGPHTVLHGDSHPGNTYVRDGRAGLLDWQVVRRGHPSRDLTYTLVLGLPVEQRRCAERDLLDVYRDGLEAAGGPRLDRENLWLRYRQAVTYAFVSPLTTAGLGGMQDEAVALEGLSRAVAAIEDLETVSALQRAR
- a CDS encoding SRPBCC family protein, whose translation is MGIVTTSSETAFAHSPETLYDFVTNPQNWTKTYPGSSHVGNADNDMPLRVGDTWTEAGPDGERIFTWHLAIAVRPTMWVFTSVGRLGHDREGNGGMEGRITVQYHFTQPGQDVTLFTRTMTIEAPKHAPLPDGFFRIVNPANIDTYHRAIARELDSATTG
- a CDS encoding alpha/beta hydrolase, whose product is MTVDHARRLAPALRHLATFRVDLSADALPAVRASLDDRRRAGVGAFDTRGVEVVDATTPEAMGHAVRVRIYRGGPVPAPVVVYCHSGAFVLGNLDTDHRQCVELARRARCTVVSVDYRLAPEHPFPAALLDALTVLEWVVAEADSLGVDADRVAVAGNSAGAALAATLAQCAAVGTAPAVVFQLLHQPVLDDRPTPSKDEFDDTPGFDGVACERMWRHLGGGAPLPGEAVPARLADLTGVAAALITCSELDPLRDEAVDYALRLMWAGAPTELHVFPGTCHGFDSMVPECEVAQALFAMQGEALRRALAG
- a CDS encoding flavin-containing monooxygenase; its protein translation is MSRNISVGIIGAGPGGLALGIFLRKAGFDDFTIFDREDGVGGTWRINTYPGLACDVKSHLYSYSFDLNPGWSRLWSGQAEILAYFERCAQRYRLAPHLALRTEVVSARWNDTTRTWHLVTSTGAEHVFDVVVSAVGLFTQPAMPDLREEEPFTGTVVHTARWDHSLDLTGKRVAVLGTGSTAAQLVPEIVKVASAVYSIQRSPTWVLPKPDRKYTDRERWLFAHVPFAKKLYRTRLWLRSESNISVIEHGSDKTHQFRAAADAMLERTVPDDELRRRLTPETPFGCKRLVFSSDFIPALTEPHVEVVSSPAEALRAQSLVTEDGRELDVDVVVCATGYAAADYLGQIAVTGEGGRSLHDAWRDGAYAYLGMAVPGFPNMFMLYGPNTNVGSNSVIFMLEAQAHYVVRALTYLRRHGKSYVAVRPDTMRAFIERIDRWMQGTVWTTRCSSYFRAANGRVVTQWPRSARDFWVMTRRFRPRDYRFEPSTDRPDVHVDPHAVLEDAP
- a CDS encoding SDR family NAD(P)-dependent oxidoreductase, with translation MGHREGPRVALVTGAARGQGAAIVARLRADGMRVAACDRDVDGLRQNTETGVDVVTVPLDVTSEDMWEAAVRTVVARFGGLTTLVNNAGVLHRARLGDETVAGFEGSWRVNCLGPFLGIRTALPHLSTAAADGAGASIVNTCSTGALRPFPNHAAYGSSKWALRGLTQISAAELAPTGIRVNAVLPGPIETPMLDETTQRRLVETSTGGRLGKPMEVADAVAFLVSDAASFITGTELVVDGGQSLRIG
- a CDS encoding zinc-binding dehydrogenase, translated to MWSYRLVAPFTFERSERPEPSPDDLGDGQVLLRFLAAGICGSDLPGFRGSQGRLLGDTGVQASGMPGFPVHEIAGEVQASRHRSHAPGDRVVGWASGFDGLNGQVVADGEGLAAYDPALTPELAVGLQPLACVLYAAEHLDFADEHVAVIGQGSIGLLFSYVAKAAGARLVTGVDPVDRAEIGPAFGVDRVIRATSDRWIRHLDADDKPGVVVEAVGHQVATLGHAIEAAAFGGTVFYFGVPDDDSYPISMRTMLRNNLTLKSGVTLGRRRMLTAASELAAAHPGLLTSYLTHRFSVDDVPSAFELACRPTPGRVKIAIVA
- a CDS encoding cytochrome P450, translated to MADPLPYYRVLRDRHPVYYVEQWDTFALSRFADVWDVLGRNDGTFVASEGTLPAATVLARHNDGPVDDPPLHPMPFHANFDDPIYGGVRGSHSKPLRPRNVAGLADRIRRLANERLDELLARGSFDLTQDYGGIVAASMVCGLLGLPDDVAPDVLGTVNAGSLAKPGDGVNTATARPGYLEYLVPLVETRRAEGADGTQPIVDGLLRYRLPDGSALSDVEVATQMLGVFIGGTETVPKIVAHGLWELSRRPDQLAAVRADLDANVPVAREEIIRFCAPAQWFARTARKPYTVHGTTIRPGQRIITLLASAARDEREYADPDEFAWDRPIERLLAFGRGQHVCLGVHLARLEITILITEWLKRVADFEVDVGAAWRPPSSFQWGWNSLPVSVSASVPSRGN
- a CDS encoding SMP-30/gluconolactonase/LRE family protein; protein product: MNPTPLANGFCFGEGPRWFEGLLWFSDMLGEAVHTVDLNGAMSTLPLPGRAPSGLGFRPDGTLLIVSTEDRQVLRYDGDDVTLLADLSDVVPANLGDMVIDDAGRAYVGSQARDGGVIVRIDPRDGEDDSVSVVAEDLEFPNGMVLTPDGGTLVVAESTGRRLTAFTVDGRGALSQRRVFADGLSGPPDGLALDADGGVWAAMTLAHRFERIVDAGEGRHEVTHGIDMAGRTAIACALGGPAGRTLFLLSSTDAYPERLIGTKASRVDAIVVDVPAPGEFEH